Part of the Bacillus sp. THAF10 genome is shown below.
AGAGTTTTTTCCAGTATAAGCGGAACGGCTATCTTCATACCAAGCATCGTTTCTTGGTGCAAAAAACTCCTCGATGCATTGATGATAAATGGTATACAACACTTTTTCTGCAGCAGATTTTCGGAATGGTTCACCCTTAAGTATCACCTGACAAGCATTTAAGCCCTCATCACAAAACACAGTAAGTCTGCGAATATTCAACAACAATAGCTCTACATAATCCTTTTTACAAGAGGACCCTTCCATTAGGGAGGATAAAGTCGTCTCATTCAAGAATTGGTTCAGTTGATTTACCGTTGTTCCTAAAAAACTTTCCACTTGTTCTGTTTGAGATTTTACAATCGTATTTGCCATTTGAAATATGAACCTCCAACTATTAAATATTTTCATCTTTTGCTTGCTACTAGAATACGTTAGCCTTGTCGAAAGTATTACCATTCTACATTGAATTAGGCGGAAGATGGTTCTAAAAACTGCAATGGATCCTTTAGATGAACCTCTCCTTTTGTATGAAGAGATTCCAGCAACTCTTGCAGCTTTTGCATGGAAACTCCTTCAAAAAAACGAGCCAGCTCTTCCTTCGTATTTATGTAGAGGCGTTTTCTGTCGCGGAAAGCAGGATTCTTTATTAAGCATGTTACGGCAACAATGTCTCGAAAGAAAATAGAGAATTCTCCCATGTTAAATAAGGGATTTACTTTTCCAGACAGAGAAGGAATAAACTCCCCAAATGTCTCGTCAAAGTAGCGAATATATAAGACGTGGAAGGTTTTCTTTTTGCCGTCCATTTCAAAGGTTACCTCAGAGCGGTTAAAAAAGTCCTCCGATGTATTAGATTGTGCTTTTTCTAATTCATACCCTTTTGCTTCTACTATTCTCAATAAGGTCACTCCTTCTGACAACCTGTTAGCCAACTTTGGTTCAAGTATTTCTTACTATTTTACCATAACCTTACGAAATAGTCTTAAGATTCAAAGGTTTCTTGAAACTTTTCAAAAAA
Proteins encoded:
- a CDS encoding YpuI family protein → MANTIVKSQTEQVESFLGTTVNQLNQFLNETTLSSLMEGSSCKKDYVELLLLNIRRLTVFCDEGLNACQVILKGEPFRKSAAEKVLYTIYHQCIEEFFAPRNDAWYEDSRSAYTGKNSIQFHHAPPESLKTIIRGLEGEFQAIREELEYYETDYRTKIIQSN